DNA from Canis lupus dingo isolate Sandy chromosome 27, ASM325472v2, whole genome shotgun sequence:
AATGCTCAGTGTTAGCTGATATTATTTACCAACTGGCCAACTCCCACTTACCCCAAGGCCCAGCCCAGACCTAGCTCATTTTCCCAGTGGCACCGTCACTCCTTCCTTTGCTACCCCACTGCTAGATCCATGTCTCTATTGTGGTTCTTTTTACCAGTATTACAATAACCTACTTACATGTCCTTCTGCTCCATTAGATCTTGTGGATCCTGAGCAGCAGGGACCGTCTTTTAGGTTCAGCACCCAGAAGACAGCATTTCCTCAATAAACAATTTTCTAGAAAACCAATCTAGCCCCACTGGGAGACCTGTGATTCCCAGACATACTATGGAACTTTTGAGTCTGTACCTAAGCACAAATGCTTTTCCcagtttctctcccctctccacttAATaaatccattctttcatttttttctactcacACTTTTCATGTTCCAGGCCCAAGAGGTGGTTGAAATGTCACTTTTCCTGTGAAGTCACCTTTGACTCTTCCTATCGTTCCCACTTATTTCTAGGTTTATATTCTCCTGGCATTTTATAGTATCTATCTCTtggatatttttcctttccccagcAGATGTGAGTGCCATGCATGGCATAGAGTAAATCAGGAGCCATCAATTCCAGCTGTGTATTGTAATCACTgacatgttttcttaaaaatactgacTTGTTGAAGCACCTGAagtagctcagttaagcatccaactcttgatctcagctcaggtctcgatctcagggttgcaagtccaatacccacattgggctccacactaggcatagagcctacttaaacaaaacaaaaacaaatccaacaACTGATTTATAGGGCCCCATCCTTGAGAATCTcattcaatagatttttttttttttcaaaagatttatttacctgtttgagagagaagaaggaaggggcagagggagagaatatccaagcaaaCTACTGCTGcatacagggctcgatctcacaagcCATGAGATCTGGAtttgaaccaaaaccaagagctggacgcttaactgaccaagccacccaggcgtccctcattcaATAAATTTAAGTCAAAACTCtaaattagggacgcctgagtggctcagcagttgagagcctaccttcggcccagggtgtgatcctggagtcctgggatcaggtcccacaatgggctccctgcatggagcctgctttgccctctgcttgtgtctgcctctctctgtgtctctcgtgaataaataaataaaatcttttttttaataaataaaatcttaaaaaaaaaaaacaactctaaacTATCCtcaccctgaaactaataatacactatatgttaatttgaattaaaaaataaaaaaaagaaacatcggacacatgggtagctcagctggtttggtgccagcctttggcccagggcatgaccttggaggcccaggatcaagtcccacgtcgggctccctgcatggagcctgcttctccctctgcctgtgtctctgcctccctctctctgtgtctctcatgaataaataaataaaatcttaaaacgcgcgcgcacacacacacacacacacaaaactgaatTGTTCTCTGATAGCTGATGAGCAGCCAGGGTTAAGAACCtctgcagcaaaaaaaaaaaaaaaaagaacctctgtAGCAGATATGAAAACTTATGCTAAAGACCTATATCTATTCATTGAAGGGAAGACAGTAAAGATGCGTTCCAGTAGTCTGAACCAATTCTAAAGGTTCTCAGTTAAGAAACAAAGGGACAGGgtagccccaggtggctcagcagtttagctgccaccttcagcccagggtgtgatcctagagtcccgggatcaagtcccacgtcgggctccctgcatggagcctgcttctccctctgcctgtgtctctgcctctctctctccccctgtgtttctcatgaataaataaataaaatccttttaaaaaaagggacatAGGGTGTCTTCCTCACTGATACTCTGGTTCCTTTCTATAAAACTGATATGCTTTGGAGGGTCTATGGAAGGGCAGCAAAAGTAGTAGAATGTGCTGGGCCCAACCAAGGTAATGGCACAGATGAACagagaccaggaaaaaaaaagctttatttggGCTGAGAGCTGGAGAATGAGAAGGCCCTGAGCCAGCCTACTGAGGCTAAGAAGTGAGATTAGATTCCAAACCGGCAGGTAGAGCTTATGAACCAAATGGACTCCACCTCCCAGCAGGCTTACAGTTAGTACAATCAATAGAGGCTGGTGGGAAATCTATTTGCCACTAAATCACCAAAGTATGCCAGCCACCATTACAAAACGGCacagtttcttttcttccataattAAATTTCCACAACCCCTCCCAACTACAAGTATtacaaaagaaagttaaaaaaaaaaatctcattttacagatctTAAACTCATCTTCAGCATTTAGCTCAAAGGTCTCATCAGCCTCAAAAACATAGTTCTCCTGCTAAGCTCATCAGCTAAAAGGTCTTTTCAAGTAGTTAGAAGATGGTCTTTGCTAGCCCATGGCAATTCATTGGCCCATTTTCCCTAGCCAGTTAGGGCTGAACAGCAGAGTAAGGCTCAGAGTGGGGGGTAAGGGAGAAGGGGTACAAGGGCTAATTTTCCCCCGTACAAGATGCCATTTGAAGCTTGATGGGAGAGCAGAACTGGAGAGGCTTGAGGGAAGGGTCCAGACCCTGCATTCAGTCAGAGTCACtgctggaagaggaggaggaggaggaggaatgctgtaaggggaaaggagacagcATCAGATGCAATGACCTTTGATCACTCCATGGGACATTCTTTGGtgctccacccctccacccaagCACCCTTTGCTTCCTAAGAAGGTCAGGAGTCTTGAAACAGTCCCTtaaacagcaaaagcaaaaagcagTAGAATGTGGTGGGCCCAACGGTGACACACAGGAATGGATTAAACCTTCCTAAATCAGTGCACAGAACTTAATACTGCATTTGGAGCATGTTTCCAACTTTCTTTACCCAAGTCAGTGCATaggcaaggaaataaattatagGAACTAGTGTAGTATAGTGCTAGGAGACAGCTGCTATCTTGCAAATGCTTACTGATTGGCTGCATGGAAAGTTCATGTAGCAGGGGGTCTAAGACAAGGGAGCAGAAACAGcctctgtgggatccctgggtggcgcagcggtttggcgcctgcctttggcccagggcgcgatcctggagacccaggatcgaatcccacatcgggctcccggtgcatggagcctgcttctccctctgcctgtgtctctgcctctctctctctctctgtgactatcataaataaattaaaaaaaaaaaaaaaaaaaaagaaacagcctcTGTGTGCCTGTCTAGCTTTACTTTTTCCTAAGCCCCAAATGGGAGAAagtgaggaaggaggggagagtaCTAGTCAAGGTTCTTTACTTGCACACCCCCAACAACTGTCACCAAACACATTTTTTCATCTCTGCAGGGCAATTTCTACCCCCATTCAACCTCATATCTTTCCTTCTCCTGCAATTCCTACCAAAGATCCGGAAAGGGGTAGTGCCCAAAGCCCTAAGGCAAATAAACACTGGGcactaaaatgtaaattaaggCCTCCTCAAGATCCAGGAAGATCCAGGTGGGTTCGGTCCTTCCAGGGTTGTCCTGAGAGCTACTTGGTTCGGTCCTTCCAGGGTTGTCCTGAGAGCTACTTGTTAGTTAACGCTCTTCTAGAATGAAGATACTAGCTGAGGGCTAGCATCTCTGGGGCTGAGCATGAAATTTAGGTTTTGTTTGAGGCTGAGTCACTGAGAGTCCTGCTGGGTGGTAGGACAAAAAGGCCCCTGTGATAATTAACACAGCACCTCCAGAACACTGAAGGTGGGGGTGTCTGACTTGCTAAACCAAGCgtctggggatgggggtggagcaAAAGTTctgggagacagagacaggaaggGCTTTGGATTCTGTTCTGTATTCTATGGCTCAGCTTAGCCTCTCCTCGATAGAAGGCCCGATTTGCCTAGTATTTCAAGATTACCAGATTCTTACCAGTGGAAATACTTTACAAAGAAGAACCGTCGACCAGAGCCACACAATGGCTGCTTCATGTCCTCAGACTGCAAATCCCCCCATGCCTCTGTGGTGGGCACCCCTTCCTAGCCAAGCTCCAGGGGGCACTGACCTTGCCATGCTTGTGGTGTTTGTGCGTCTTTTTATGagctttcttcattttcatccGCATCTTCTTGTCCATCACCATTCCCGGTCCCCCCATGCCAGGTGGCAAGGGATTCACAAGAGGCGTGCCAGGAACAGGTGGTGGgtagggaggtgggtagggaccCGTGGGTTGGCATCCGGGGTACCCTGGTTGTGGCGCAGGATAAGGGGGCCCGCCAGGGGGAAAAGCTGGATTCCCCTGGGGAGCCCCTGGGGGAGTTGGATAGGGGCCCGGGGGGTAGGCGGGATTCACAGGTGCGGATGGGCAGGATTGGCACCTCCAGGGTACGCGATGTTAGGGGGATATGGATGAGGCCCTGGCTGTCCTGGTGGAAGAAGCAAAGAATAAGTTAGGATTCCAAGAGCTCAGAGCCTCTGACGATAAACAGGGGCAAAAAGAAGGGGGTTCCGTTTCTCACTCACTACTTACAGGGAAATGCAAAGGCGGGGGAGCAGGTGGGGCGGCGGGGAGGCAAAGCCGGCGGGCAGAGGGAAGGCGAGGGCggcggcaggggtggggagggagggagacggtGACTCGGGACCGACGAGCGCAGGGTCAGCCGAGGAGGAGCGAGGACCGCTTCTGTGCGCGAGGGGGGCGGAGAAAGCGACAGAAACTCCCCGTGCCCGGCTCCTCTGAAAAGCGGTTGCGGCCGAGCCCTCGAGCACCTACCGGCATTGGGATTCCACATGTTCGGGGCCTCCCTGCAGCCTGAGGAGGAAGAAACCAAGGCGAAAAGCTGATGgtgctggggggggcggggggggggggaaggggggttaGAGACCCAGCCCGGAGCAGCGCCTCCCGGACTCGCGGAACCGCCTCGACCTCCGCAGGCTTCCTTCCCCACCGTCCCTGCGCTCAGCACCTGCTTCCTGCTGCCCCCAGGCCCggggcgccctccccgcgcctccACCTTCCACCACCTCGGGCTCCGCGGGACAGCGCCCACGTCCGCGACCTCCGGGCccgctctccctcccctcccctcccctcccctcttcgccccttcccctcccatcctcccctcctccgCGACCTCGGggtccgctcccctcccccccttcccctaccccctcCGCGACCTCGGGGtccgctcctccctccccccctccccccccccgcgaCCTCCGAccccgctcccccctcccctcccctcctctcctccccccctccgcGACCTCTGGGcccgctctcccctcccctcccctcccctcttcgccccttcccctccatcctcccctcctccgCGACCTAGGGGTccgctcccctcctcccccttcccctaccccctcCGCGACCTCGGGGtccgctcctccctcccctcctccccccttcccccctcctccccttcccctaccccctcCGCGACCTCGGGGtccgctcctccctcccctccttcccccctccgcGACCTCCGGGTccgctccccccctcccctgccgggGCTGAGCCCGGAAGACTTTCCTCACCCACCGCTACGGAAGGATCTTAAACAACTTCACCGCCCTCAGCCCGGGCAGGCGGAGGGAGGCAGGACCCTCACCCCAGGCCACGGGAAGGAGCCGGAGAAGGCGTCCAGGGAAGAGCCTCCACCGCTGTCTTACGGAGACACACCCCCCTTCCACAGCCCACAGGGCAAGTGGAGAGCCTGGCTCCCGGCTGCCAAGGATCCCTGACCTGGGGACGAGGAAAGGAGGAAACTGGGGAACCCAGACGCCCAGTCACCTTTACACCACCTCCCGGGCGGGACTCATCCTCGGCTCTCACTtcctggcccccgccccccgctccccgaCCTGGGCTTcagcgcccgcccccgcccccgcccccgcccccgcccccgcctggtTGGCGAGCGCTTGGCCCGTCCGCGTCGTGATTGGAGAACACAGCCGTCAATCACTCTGGCAGGCGGGGCTGGAGgccggcggcggccccgggggcggAGCGCGGCCCCGGAGGGCGCAGAGGAGTGGGCGGGCCGGaagcgccgggggcggggccaaggCGGGCctcggaggggcggggccggcttGTGGGCGGAGGCCCGGGGAGGCCCGGAGGACTCTGCACCGGGGCCCTTTGAGCTCCTCGGGCGGTGGGTGCGACGCCTGGAGAGGTGACCGAGGCGGTGCCAAGGTCCTTGCAGAGCGCCTAAGAGACGGCGGAGAGCTGCCGGGTCTCAGCCCCACGCCTCGGTTTCgccaccttcctcctctcccctgtgGGAAGTAAAGAAACATTCTTGGGGGAAATACAGAGATTTCCTAATCCCCCTTAGAATTCCCTAGCTCACTTGCATAGCTCCGCCATCCGTCGAATTGCATAAGGCAGAAGCCAAGGAGGTCATCTTTGATGGCTTGTCCCTtgtcccgccgccgccgcgaagAGCTCGTTttgtctcccaaataaatctGAATTCTTTCCGCTTCTCTCCATGGTCCCTGCTCCTAGCCTATCATCGTCTCTCTACTGGATTGCTGCAATggcttcatgtttttttttaaatcacaattaaCATAAAAAACCATGCACCCCAAACTTAAAAATACTCATTCTTCCTAAGCATACTTAGgctacttattaaaaaaaattgaggggcagcccaggtggctcagcgaggcctgaccctggagacctagattcgagtcccacttcgggctccctgcatggagcctgcttctccctctgcctgtgtctctgccgctctctctctctctgtgtctctcatgaataaataaaatcttaaagaaaaaaattgggtcTCAACTAATATAAATCAAATTTCAAAGAATTGTACACTACATACCACATTCTCTGGTCACaatgtaaaatacaaatatacatctggaaatttaagaaaacaaaaaggcttCCAAATAACTCTGGGTCAAAGAATAAACCATGATGGAAATTAAATACTTTGAACTAAGCCATACTGAAAATACTACATCCCAAATTTGTgggatatataaaaaatattaagaagataAATTGTATACTGTCTATCATCTTGAATTAAGCCctttgatagatttttaaaatattttttattttgtttttttttattttgaaataatccttAGACTCAcaagaatttgtaaaaaaaaaaataaaaattgggggtGCTCCTAGGGGGCTCAGGCGTTTAGGTGTCTGAATTCAACAGAGGTCTTGATCCCAAGGGCCTGAGATTGAGCACTAcgttgagcttcctgctcagcccagagtctgcttctccctccctctctgcttgtctctcccactacttgtgttctctcacacttgctctcccttgctctccctctcaaatgaatgaataaaatcttaaaaaaaaaaaaaaaggttgtacaAAAAAATCCCTAGAATTCACATGTATGTACCCTTTACTGAGCTTCCCTCAATGATAATGTCTTACACAACCATAGTACATTTTGGTATACTTTCTTATTAGCTTTCTGCTAAATATTTGAGATGAATTGGGATATTTCCTAGggcaatttatttgttttatttattttattttttgaagatttgtttatttatttgagagagaaagcagaagaggagagaggggcagagggagagggagaagcagactcccaactgagcagggagccctactaggactggatcctgggactctgggatcatgacctgagccctaaAAGgtcccttaacccactgagccacccaggtgccctctaggGCAATTTATATCTGTATTATCTCTTTCTAGAAAGATTGagtttgaaagaaattatttatgtatctgtGTGGGCATAATGTCTTTTAGAAGTTAAGTgtatcaaactattttttaaagcagcctTAATAAGGTAAAGCTCATATACCATACAATCCAACCACTTAAAGTGTACTATTCAATGATTTTCAGCATATCCAGAGCACTGTGCAACCATTAcctttatctaattttatttttttacctttatctaattttagaatatgtttgTGCCCCCCAAaccacccccaaaaaaatcccATACCCCTTAGCAGTCAAGCAGGCAATCCTCATTCGCCTCCCTACTCCTCTACCACCCAAACTCTAAGGGTGGTAATCAACATTCTGACTATCAATTTGCCTATTCttggcatttcatataaatggataattgtgggacacctgggtggctcagtgattgagcatctgccttcagctcagggtgtgaccccgggatcccaggatcgagtcctacatggggctccctgcgtggagcctgcttctccctctgcctgtgtctctgcctctctctctctgtctctcatgaataagtaaacaaaatcttaacataatataaaataaaaaaataaaaaaataaaacaaatagggcagccctggtggctcagcggtttagcgccgccttcagcccaggatgtgatcctggagacccaggatcgagtcccatgtcgggctcccagcatggagcctgtttctccctctgcttgtgtctctgcctccctctctctctctctctctcactctttctctctctgatgaatgaataaataaaatctttttaaaaataaaataaaataaatggaaaattgtaCAATATGTGGCGTTTTGTGACTgggttctttcacttagcataatattttcaaggttcatccatgttgtcatatgaatcagtacttcatttctttttatgaggGAAGTACTAAAAACCATGCCGctgaatggatataccacatcTTGTTGTATCCATTCATTGGataatggacattttattttatcttatttttaaaagattttatttatttatttaaatattttatttatttattcatagagaaggagagagagaggcagagacacaggcagagggagaagcaggcatcatacagagagcctgacgtgggactcgatccagggtctccaggatcacgccctgggctgtaggcgccgctaaaccgctgtaccaccggggctgcccagattttatttatttattcatgagagacacagagaagcagagacacaggcagagggagaagcaggctccctgcagggagcctgatgtgggacttgatcccaggacaccggggtcatgacctgagccgaaggcagacctcaacccctgagccacctaggtgtcccaatgatggacattttgattgtttttttctttttgcctgttaagaatattgctgctatgaacattcatgtacaagctCTTGTGTgagcatatgttttcaattctattGGGTGTATACCTGTGAGaagaattcctggatcatatggtaactctgtgtttaactttttcaggaactgccagactattttccaaaatagcCACAtgatttcacattcccaccagcaatgtattaaagttccaatttccccacatctggcccaacacttgttactttccGTCTTTATCAGTACAGCCATTCTAGTAGGCGTGAAATGGTGTCTACAGTGGCTTTGCGTTAATTTTAAGACAaagatcaaaattatttttacttgtatATATTAGTTTTTGTCAAATACGTAATATGTTCACAtgatatgaaaacataaaaggatAAAGCAGTATAAAGTGAAAAGTCTCCCTCCCATTCTTGTTCTTCATCTACCCAGCATCCCCAACCTACTCAACCCCTGaaattagtttctcttttttttaatttttatttatttattcacgatagacacacacacagagagagagaggcagagacacaggcagagggagaagcaggctccatgcagggagcccgacgtgggactcgatcccaggactccaggatctcgccctgggcctaaggcaggcgtttaaaccactgagccacccaggctgccctgaaattaGTTTCTTATGTACACTTCCACAGTTTCTTCATTAAAATCAAGCAAATACTGATATAAATGTATATCTcccctttaaatataaaaacaagttatACAGAATTTAATTTGCAACTTTTCCCCCCAGTTAGTACATCTTGGTAGATGTACTCAGTACATTCACACGTAGTGTGTCTTCAGGCTTTTTCacaattccatttttattcttttgaatgatGTACCATAATCAATTTGACCAGTCAATGGATATCTGTATTGTTTTCAATCTTCTGCTGTTAAAAACAATGTTGCagtaaataattttgtatatatgtcatttaatatatttttactttttattgatgAGTTACTTTCTATAGAggttgttatatatttttaaagattttatttatttattcatgagagacacacagagagaggcagagactcaggcagagggagaagcaggctccatgcaccgggagcccgatgtgggattcgatcccgggtctccaggatcacgccctgggccaaaggcaggcgccaaaccgctgcgccacccagggatcccgaaaaaaataatttaaataaaccCCTTGGACAatcagttctctcatctgtaaaatagtggCAACAGTACTGACCTCACAGGGTGGTTGGAATGAGATAAGCATGTACCTGTCACATAATAAGTACATATCATATGCTAGTCTGTATTATTATCATGATTCTCAATGTTATGAGTGATTACCATTAGACTAGCAGGATTTTAACCTCTCTGCTGGAGCCTCATAGGATACCAACGTCCTCCATATGTCTCTTCACCTCCTTACTAGAGTTGGGAAATTCTTCCCCAGATATAAACTCAAAttatctttttcaagtttttatttatttatttgaaagggagaatgtgcatgcatgcacgtgcGCACACATggatgagcaggggaggggcagaggcagagggaaaggcgaCTTCACGCAGAGCTGGGTGCCTGCCGTGGGGCTCTTCccagaattctgagatcatgacctgagctgaaggcagacacttaagtgactgagcatccaggtgcccctaaactcagattatttttaaagcattaaacgATGCTTTTAAAGGTCattttaggagcacctgagtggctcagtggtggagcgtctgccttcagctcaggtcatggtccccaggttccaggatcaagtcccacgttgggttccccatggggagcctgcttgtccctctgcctgtgtctgtgcctctgtgtgtgtctcttgtgaataaataaataaaatctttataaaaataaaaaataaagctcatttCAGCTCATTCATTAAGTCAATAATATTTACCATGCTTCtgtcattcatccattcaacaaattatttcttAAGCTAGCCAGGTAGTGTTCTAAGCACTGGGATTAAATGAAAACaccatagaaaaaaaatccttgccttTCTGAGGTAATACTGTGGTGGGAgaggcaaaatataaataaatattcagtaaagtGTCAGATAGCGATGTGACacatttttatggagaaaaaagaatcaaagtaagCGTAGGAGCTGTGGTACAAGTATTTATAGATCTTTGTAGGCCATGAAAAACAGttcagattttcagattttattcgAAGTGTAAATGAAAGTCTCTGAAGGGTGTTGAGCATGGGAATGACATGatctaattttcattaaaaaaaaaatctgtaaaccaATGTTCATAgaagtattattcataatacccTCCAAATGGAAACAAACccaatgcccatcaacagatacatggataaacaaaatgtggcatgtgTGTACAATGACATATCATTCAaccttaaaaggaaggaaaatctaaCATATGCTAAAACATAGATAAACCTTGACgatactatgctgagtgaaataagccaggcataaaaggagaaatatgtatgattccatttatatgaggtgcCTAGATAATCAAATTtcgtagagacagaaagtaattACATGGGCTTGGAGGAAAAGGAGAGTGGAAAGTTATTGTCTAATAGgctcagagtttcagtttggaaagatgaaaaagtgcTAGAAAAGAATGGTGGTCATCGTTGCACAAcagtgtaaatgtacttaatgtcactgtacacttaaaaacagttaaaagggttaaaaaaaatcattctggctACCGTGTGATGAAAGAACAAGATAGCAGTGGTTAAAGtggaaggaaaaatttttttaatttttaaaattaaaaataaagtggaagcAAGGAGCCCAGTTAGGAGGCTACTGTTGTAGTCTAGAAGAGGGATGGTGGTGGCATGGATGGAAGTTGTTCAGACTCTGGGTATCTTTTTAGAGAGCGTTTAGCAGATTTGGACTAGATGTGACctgtgaaagaaatagaaaacttgggcagcccgggtggctcagtggtttagcgctgccttcagcccagggcctgatcctggagatccgggatggagatctaggatccagtcccgagtcaggctccctgcagggagcctgcttctccctctgccagtgtctctgcctctccctctctctgtgtctctcatgaataaataaataaaatcttaaaaaaaaaaaaaaaagaaacaaaactcaagGATGAACCCAGGGATAGGTGAGCAACTGAAAAATAATGgtgaatgaaaaggaagaaaaaatgtggaaaaagggatgcctaggtggctcagcggttgggcatctgcctaaggcccagggcctgatcctggagtcctgggatcgagtcccacatcaggcttcttgcgtggagcctgcttctccctctgcctgtgtctctgcctctctctctctctctctgtctctcatgaataaataaacaaaatctttttaaaaaagtggaaaaagaaagaaaaataatgg
Protein-coding regions in this window:
- the PRR13 gene encoding LOW QUALITY PROTEIN: proline-rich protein 13 (The sequence of the model RefSeq protein was modified relative to this genomic sequence to represent the inferred CDS: inserted 1 base in 1 codon) gives rise to the protein MWNPNAGQPGPHPYPPNIAYPGGANPAHPXPVNPAYPPGPYPTPPGAPQGNPAFPPGGPPYPAPQPGYPGCQPTGPYPPPYPPPVPGTPLVNPLPPGMGGPGMVMDKKMRMKMKKAHKKTHKHHKHGKHSSSSSSSSSSDSD